One window from the genome of Eucalyptus grandis isolate ANBG69807.140 chromosome 7, ASM1654582v1, whole genome shotgun sequence encodes:
- the LOC120295937 gene encoding receptor-like protein EIX2: MIDSDQEMTPTIYCSDSFLGESKTKQYLFLDPEEPMASCGGLVSTFLLAIFVTQIVEFSHSIASTNVSCIGVEREALLKFKHGLTDPWKRLSSWTGEECCKWEGVECNEKTGHVLKLDLHNPCIEEIDMLDPSYKCRLGGNIVHSLTELKYLKHLDLSINNFSTHKIPMFFASLQKLEYLNLSYAGFNGDIPRQLNNLSKLQYLDLSNDFVLGYLTSNDLDWMSKLSSLTYLHMSGVGLSSAKDWFGSINMLSSLQSLRLSNCQLQDISSSLQANFTSLRFLTIESNNLSFIPPWIFNLSKLEHIDLSDNFHIKGPFPTAIVENNQRLAFFDVSLDSLHGEFPKNMSNLCKLQVVQLSSNYFNGSISVISDGPHGCVRSKWKIFDVAGNKFSGDLPNQFGDFKELEFLDLSLNSISGSIPSNLGELSSLRELHLNDNKLSGIIPESIGQLSNLKELQVHNNFLYGVLSELHFENLKLDRLRHFFQ; encoded by the coding sequence ATGATTGACAGTGATCAGGAAATGACCCCAACAATATATTGTAGTGACTCTTTTCTTGGTGAATCAAAGACCAAGCAATACTTGTTCTTAGATCCTGAAGAACCTATGGCGTCTTGCGGTGGCCTTGTGTCTACCTTCTTGTTGGCAATCTTTGTCACTCAAATTGTCGAATTCAGTCATTCCATTGCTTCGACAAATGTAAGTTGTATTGGTGTGGAGAGGGAAGCTCTTCTAAAGTTCAAGCATGGTCTCACTGATCCTTGGAAACGCTTGTCATCATGGACTGGTGAGGAATGTTGCAAGTGGGAAGGAGTTGAATGTAACGAGAAGACAGGCCATGTCCTCAAGCTCGATCTTCATAATCCATGTATTGAAGAGATTGATATGCTTGACCCTTCATATAAGTGCAGGTTGGGAGGTAACATAGTTCATTCTTTAACAGAACTGAAGTATTTGAAGCACCTGGATCTTAGCATCAACAACTTTTCAACCCATAAAATCCCAATGTTCTTTGCTTCTCTTCAAAAATTAGAGTATCTCAACCTCTCATATGCAGGCTTCAACGGAGATATTCCTAGGCAGCTCAATAACCTTTCCAAATTACAGTACTTGGATCTTAGTAATGACTTTGTTCTAGGTTACTTAACCTCGAACGATCTTGATTGGATGTCAAAGTTATCTTCCTTGACATACTTGCACATGTCTGGTGTTGGCCTTTCGAGTGCCAAAGATTGGTTTGGTTCCATTAACATGCTTTCATCTTTGCAATCTTTAAGATTGAGCAATTGCCAATTGCAAGATATTTCTAGCTCTTTGCAAGCCAATTTCACCTCTCTTAGATTCCTCACTATCGAGTccaataatttaagttttattcctccatggatctttaacttgAGCAAGTTAGAACATATTGATCTGTCTGACAACTTTCATATCAAAGGTCCTTTTCCCACAGCAATCGTTGAGAATAATCAAAGGCTTGCCTTCTTTGACGTGTCTTTAGATTCGCTACATggtgaatttccaaaaaacatGAGCAATCTTTGCAAATTGCAAGTGGTACAATTAAGCAGTAACTACTTCAACGGGAGTATCTCCGTCATCTCAGATGGTCCTCACGGTTGTGTCCGGAGTAAGTGGAAGATCTTTGATGTTGCTGGCAATAAATTTAGTGGTGACCTCCCCAATCAATTCGGAGATTTCAAAGAACTAGAGTTCCTCGATCTTTCATTGAACTCGATTTCTGGTTCTATTCCTTCCAATTTGGGGGAGCTATCATCTCTAAGAGAGTTGCATCTGAATGATAACAAATTGAGTGGGATTATTCCAGAAAGTATTGGGCAACTATCGAATCTGAAGGAGCTCCAAGtccacaataattttttatatggagTTTTAAGCGAACTTCACtttgaaaatctcaaacttgacCGGCTTAGACATTTCTTCCAATGA
- the LOC104455123 gene encoding receptor-like protein 47 encodes MDFLSHLNLSFNKLSGRIPSGNHLRTVDDESVYRGNNGLCGAPLSKICPGDEPPSRDGHNGDNSSGDRPSGGNLDIHNWFYAGLGPGFTVGFLGFCSILHFKRSWRVSYFRAMDRAIKEFSKSKRGGETCPTLKKCFVLSDG; translated from the exons ATGGACTTCCTTAGTCATCTGAATCTGTCCTTCAACAAACTCTCTGGCCGTATTCCATCCGGCAACCATCTACGTACTGTGGATGATGAATCTGTTTATCGTGGCAACAATGGACTATGTGGAGCTCCTCTTTCGAAGATATGTCCTGGAGATGAGCCACCCAGCAGGGATGGGCACAACGGTGATAATTCAAGTGGAGATAGGCCTAGCGGAGGCAATTTGGATATCCATAATTGGTTTTATGCAGGATTAGGACCTGGTTTCACAGTGGGATTTCTGGGATTTTGTAGCATCTTGCATTTCAAGCGATCTTGGAGGGTCTCTTACTTTCGAGCGATGGACAGGGCTATCAAGGAATTCTCG AAGAGTAAGAGAGGTGGAGAAACTTGCCCGACTTTGAAGAAGTGCTTTGTGTTATCAGATGGATAG